gggatgcaaactataggcaactaccCAACAAGTCATGGGAAAAAAGCCTATTTCTTTAAAAACCATAACACTTCAGCAAATTTGTATCAATTAACAGTTGCtacaaaaaaatggaaaaacaaTTTCTTCATCTGGCGTTAGTTATCGTTCATATTCGTTTTTTGCAAATATAGCCATGCAGCTTGCCACACGCTGATACATGGAgttgcttgctacagaagaaGAAAGAGGCTCAAACCAGAAACCGACatgacttttgcaaagtacatttgTCCCCAAGCCCCCATGGTGGTaactgtcaattcccccaccccctcgggacagattcttgttcaaaagtgctctaagccccaggaccatgggggtgggggtttcaaatgacttgTGCATTATCATCGATATCTGATATTGAGATTTGGATGTTATCATTGTTTTCCACTTATTATATGCTATTAGATAATGGTTAGACCCCTTTCTTTTCCGCTCCTCTTCCATTGATATTGCAATATTATCAGAGATTATCGTATTGTAATCTATCTGTTAAGACACCTTGTAGCACCTGCAGCTGTAACAATTACCCACAATTGTTATAAACCCCCAAATATAATAAGGTTTTACCCACAATTGTTATAAACCCCCAAATATAATAAGGTTTTACCCACAAATGAAAGAAACCCCCAAATATAATAAGGTTTTACCCACAATTGTTATAAACCCCCAAATATAATAAGGTTTTACCCACAATTGTTATAAACCCCCAAATATAATAAGGTTTTACCCGCAAATGTAAAATGTTTTAACCGGCAAATGCAATAAGGTTATGATTGAAATAGAAAAGTTATTTTCAGTCAGGCGCCATTGGTTTTAAGCCTATTATGGACAACAATTTATAAATCCAGGATGTGAGAGTAATCAATTTCTATATCATATAATGTTTTATCCATTTCCTCTCTAACTAGTTGTGTTTTCCTTGGCAAACTCATTCCATGTCACCGTCGGCGATATTTCATTTTACTTCTCGTGATTTCATGGAGATTTGTAGCATGCAATGTTTGGTTATTTTCTTAGAGGGATGAACGACATCTTGAATgtttcttcattcaaaattaataatcataaaaagcCACTGATTCCCCAAACTGTCAAAAAATATTCCCAAGAACAAATGTACAATTATTTGGGAGAGTTTTATAGGCTGCCATCAAAATGGCTGCCTTCTGATGTAAACACAGAAAACCACAGGATGCCTAAAAGGTTTTTAGGATCATTTAACTTAACCAATTGACttgctatttttagctgaatttacaaaaaaaagaactaaAAAAGATACCTGACCTGTTTTTTTAAGCTTTTCAATCATAGCTGTACCTAGTTAACGGTATCCAAACTTTCCAATTGTCTTATCTCTAATCCCTTGTCGATGCGCTAATGTGAGCACAAGTTGATTGTTACTTATATTTTGTACAGCTATGAGCGTGCTAGGAGAGTGCCCTAGGACATCATTATGACTaatggggcataattgagtacTGTGCTTATGGttgtttgcaagcaaaggtgcaTTCGTGGggattttttgttgttgttatttggctttgcctggatgagaaactTATTTTCTAATGATACACCACAGCTCTCCAAAATTGATtccactgctattctgggtctgtatgacctgaaatttatttgtttggctttggggtgaaaaaaaaaaactgataaaaaaactATCTGACTGTTGGGAGAGGCATATTTACTGGCCCTCCTCTAGTGAATTTTTCCacggatctcccagaatgctttgccgTTATGGCAGCAAGAAGGTTTCAGAAGCCTTTGGACATTGAGGCCATTGAAATGGGgttggaggatcagaataaaggtatctatttgtgtcttgagctgtgtttgctgatctctttcCCTTGTGTGGAATTTTGCACGTTTTGTTGACAGGGtcgattttgttgtttttcctTGTTTGTTAAAATTTAATGACATAACAGGTGTACTGTTGTCTCTATCTCTAAATTTGCATGTAGTGTGGTAGTTTGTTGTTCAATTGATTTTCTCCTGAAACTATGAAGTGACTTGAAACCAAGCTTGTGTTGTTTTCTGCTTTCATTGATAAATTCTAGATTTTATTATTCAACTTTTCTTACTATCACATGTGTCAAAAaactatttgttttctttttcagggACAGGAGTAGAGTGATTCTAGCCAGGACAATGGGTTATGGGAGATAAAAGTCAAGAGGAAATCATGGCAGAGAAGAAACCTATAAAGCAACCTTCTGATCAGTGTCAGAATTTGATATGCACACAGGAAATAAAAGTTGAGCCAGAACTATTTGATTTAAAAAGTATTGTAAAGGAGACATCAAAAGCATTGAAtttatctgagaaaccatacaaatgtgatgaatgtggcatGGGCTTTAACCAATCTGGAGCCCTGAAGAGACACCTAAGGATTCACTCAGGACAGAAACCAtacaaatgtgatgaatgtggcaaATGCTGTACCCTGCATACACACCTAAAAACACACCAAAGGATTCACTCAGGACAGAAACTAcacaaatgtgatgaatgtggcaagTGCTTTAACCGAAAAACAAACCTGAAGAGACACCTAATTATTCACTCAAGacggaaaccatacaaatgtgatgaatgtggtAAGTGCTTTACCCAATCTGGTTCCCTGAAGAGACACATAATGATTCACTCAGGACAGAAACCAtacaaatgtgatgaatgtggcaagTGCTTTACCCAATCTGGTTCCCTGAAGAGACACATAATGATTCACTCAGGACAAAAACCAtacaaatgtgatgaatgtgggAAGTGCTTTACCCTGCATACACACCTTAAGACACACCTAAGGATTCACTCAGGACAGAAACTAcacaaatgtgatgaatg
The DNA window shown above is from Nematostella vectensis chromosome 15, jaNemVect1.1, whole genome shotgun sequence and carries:
- the LOC5510803 gene encoding zinc finger protein 678-like isoform X2, producing the protein MGDKSQEEIMAEKKPIKQPSDQCQNLICTQEIKVEPELFDLKSIVKETSKALNLSEKPYKCDECGMGFNQSGALKRHLRIHSGQKPYKCDECGKCCTLHTHLKTHQRIHSGQKLHKCDECGKCFNRKTNLKRHLIIHSRRKPYKCDECGKCFTQSGSLKRHIMIHSGQKPYKCDECGKCFTQSGSLKRHIMIHSGQKPYKCDECGKCFTLHTHLKTHLRIHSGQKLHKCDECGKFFTRKTNLKRHLIIHSKRKSYKCDECGFIACPRRPTQ